One Myxococcus stipitatus DNA segment encodes these proteins:
- the hemE gene encoding uroporphyrinogen decarboxylase yields MNDRLLRAARRQPTDTTPVWLMRQAGRYLPEYRAIRGNIAFLDLCKHPDLAAEVTVQPVTRLGVDAAIIFSDILIPVEAMGITLELGDKGPHFPEPVRTAADIDRLGVPDPVQGTGFVAEAIRRTRKALNDSVPVIGFAGAPFTLAAYMVEGGGSKSYILIKRLMFEQPELAHRLFSKLTDTLIPYLKMQVEAGASIVQIFDSWGGELSPWDYERFCIPYLTRMVSELKATGVPVIVFGVGMSTHLPLLKSTGADVVGLDWTMPMDEGRRVLGPDVAVQGNLDPLHLFLPREALDGRVKDILLRAGPVGHIFNLGHGILPPTDPDAAKFVVDAVHKHGAALRQGTLTP; encoded by the coding sequence GTGAACGACCGACTCCTCCGCGCCGCGCGCCGCCAACCCACGGACACCACCCCGGTGTGGCTGATGCGCCAGGCCGGCCGCTACCTGCCCGAGTACCGGGCCATCCGCGGCAACATCGCCTTCCTGGACCTGTGCAAGCACCCGGACCTGGCGGCCGAGGTGACGGTGCAGCCGGTGACGCGCCTGGGCGTGGACGCCGCCATCATCTTCTCCGACATCCTGATTCCCGTGGAGGCGATGGGAATCACCCTGGAGCTGGGCGACAAGGGGCCGCACTTCCCGGAGCCGGTGCGCACGGCGGCGGACATCGACAGGCTCGGCGTGCCCGACCCGGTGCAGGGCACGGGCTTCGTGGCGGAGGCCATCCGCCGCACGCGCAAGGCGCTCAACGATTCGGTGCCCGTCATCGGCTTCGCGGGCGCGCCCTTCACGCTGGCCGCGTACATGGTCGAGGGCGGCGGCTCCAAGAGCTACATCCTCATCAAGCGGCTGATGTTCGAGCAGCCCGAGCTGGCGCACCGGCTGTTCTCCAAGCTCACCGACACGCTCATCCCCTACCTCAAGATGCAGGTGGAGGCGGGCGCGAGCATCGTCCAAATCTTCGACTCGTGGGGCGGCGAGCTGTCGCCGTGGGACTACGAGCGCTTCTGCATCCCGTACCTCACGCGCATGGTGTCCGAGCTGAAGGCCACCGGCGTGCCCGTCATCGTCTTCGGCGTGGGCATGTCCACGCACCTGCCGCTGCTCAAGAGCACCGGCGCGGACGTGGTGGGGCTGGACTGGACGATGCCCATGGACGAGGGCCGCCGCGTGCTGGGCCCGGACGTGGCCGTGCAGGGCAACCTGGACCCGCTGCACCTGTTCCTGCCGCGCGAGGCGCTCGACGGCCGCGTGAAGGACATCCTCCTGCGCGCCGGCCCCGTGGGGCACATCTTCAACCTGGGCCACGGCATCCTCCCGCCCACGGACCCGGACGCCGCGAAGTTCGTGGTGGACGCCGTGCACAAGCACGGCGCCGCGCTCCGCCAGGGCACGCTCACGCCGTAG
- a CDS encoding alpha-amylase family glycosyl hydrolase gives MVLRQRWWALVFAVSAVACLKRAEPPVLAPEGTVVSVAYIRDDATRRGTVADVPDGVKQRVAQALAKRNLKVEVVPYAGYATDFAKVTDSQRRFAMLKGLTPDSPLHLLVETRVSFFGQVGGRFSWDVSVKTTAGRTPSPMEPTSDEEDYGAALQFDQQREDDAQDEVSRQIAGQAAALFDSFLASPYLVPATDGGPGVAPGLDAPAGEGIEPGTSTPNEPPPPPKPESQAPPAPRPYRGSAWTPPAGDAIYFVLVDRFANGDARNDGAVDAKDPQAFHGGDLQGVIDRLDDLQELGVRTVWLSPVFQMRTEKFYGYGAFHGYWVDDFGRVEPRFGDEALLRRLSDELRRRDMRLVLDVVLNHVGPQTRLVASRPEWFHGLGPIDNWNDPNELVMRDVHGLPDLAVEKEEVYAHLLSHSLRWVDAVRPAGFRLDAVKHLPPAFWARYNDDLRAHAGGDFLLLGELLDGDPVTQARVMKEGRFGAMFDFPLAFALVDVFCRGRSPSHLGAILTNDRLNPAPQAMVTLLDNHDLPRVMSECGGDVERVKQALAAQLTMRGVPALTYGVEEGLTGAKEPDNRGDMRFTPDHPLRAWIGQWLAMRRGSEALVRGETLVLAAHEDFFAYARVTPDEAIVVGINASQRPWRLMLPMELAQTGLGIDPFTGTEAMLGRLAESPLFHAMVDPGKVRALRLRPATPGGFAPLVARARAGREATGPRRRVVLATDDASVRLVGSGPELGGWKPERSLRPQGGAFTLSLPVGGVFEYKLVRDGGPGKFTWEDGANRLLYISEGDEPLRQQLAWGQPPPKEPMPPPLPSLGTGPTSRATQ, from the coding sequence ATGGTTCTGAGACAGCGGTGGTGGGCGCTGGTGTTCGCGGTGTCGGCGGTGGCGTGCCTCAAGCGCGCCGAGCCGCCGGTGCTGGCGCCGGAGGGCACGGTGGTGTCCGTGGCGTACATCCGGGACGACGCCACGCGCCGGGGCACGGTGGCGGACGTGCCGGACGGGGTGAAGCAGCGCGTGGCGCAGGCGCTGGCGAAGCGCAACCTGAAGGTGGAGGTGGTGCCCTACGCGGGCTACGCCACCGACTTCGCGAAGGTGACCGACAGCCAGCGGCGCTTCGCGATGCTCAAGGGCCTGACGCCCGACTCCCCGCTGCACCTGCTGGTGGAGACGCGGGTGTCGTTCTTCGGGCAGGTGGGCGGGCGCTTCTCGTGGGACGTGTCCGTGAAGACGACGGCGGGCCGCACGCCCTCGCCCATGGAGCCCACCAGTGACGAGGAGGACTACGGCGCCGCGCTCCAGTTCGACCAGCAGCGCGAGGACGACGCGCAGGACGAGGTGTCGCGGCAGATCGCCGGGCAGGCCGCCGCGCTCTTCGACTCGTTCCTCGCCTCGCCCTACCTCGTCCCCGCGACGGACGGCGGGCCGGGCGTGGCGCCGGGCCTGGACGCGCCCGCGGGCGAGGGCATCGAGCCGGGCACGAGCACCCCGAACGAACCGCCGCCGCCTCCCAAGCCCGAGTCCCAGGCGCCTCCTGCGCCCCGGCCCTACCGGGGCTCGGCGTGGACGCCGCCCGCGGGGGACGCCATCTACTTCGTGCTGGTGGACCGCTTCGCCAACGGCGACGCGCGCAACGACGGCGCGGTGGACGCGAAGGACCCGCAGGCCTTCCACGGCGGAGACCTGCAAGGCGTCATCGACCGGCTGGACGACCTGCAGGAGCTCGGCGTGCGCACGGTGTGGCTTTCACCCGTCTTCCAGATGCGCACGGAGAAGTTCTACGGCTACGGCGCCTTCCACGGGTACTGGGTGGATGACTTCGGCCGGGTCGAGCCCCGCTTCGGCGACGAGGCGCTGCTGAGGCGGCTGTCGGACGAGCTGCGGCGGCGCGACATGCGGCTGGTGCTGGACGTGGTGCTCAACCACGTGGGGCCCCAGACGCGGCTCGTGGCGTCGAGGCCGGAGTGGTTCCACGGGCTGGGGCCCATCGACAACTGGAACGACCCGAACGAGCTGGTGATGCGCGACGTGCACGGGCTGCCGGACCTCGCGGTGGAGAAGGAGGAGGTCTACGCGCACCTGCTGTCGCACTCGCTGCGGTGGGTGGACGCGGTGCGGCCCGCGGGCTTCCGCCTGGACGCGGTGAAGCACCTGCCTCCGGCCTTCTGGGCCCGCTACAACGACGACCTGCGCGCCCACGCCGGCGGCGACTTCCTGCTGCTGGGGGAGCTGCTGGATGGCGACCCGGTGACGCAGGCCCGGGTGATGAAGGAGGGCCGCTTCGGGGCGATGTTCGACTTCCCGCTCGCCTTCGCGCTGGTGGACGTCTTCTGCCGGGGCCGCTCGCCCTCGCACCTGGGCGCCATCCTCACCAACGACCGGCTCAACCCGGCGCCGCAGGCGATGGTGACGCTGCTGGACAACCACGACCTGCCCCGGGTGATGAGCGAGTGCGGCGGGGACGTGGAGCGGGTGAAGCAGGCGCTCGCGGCGCAGCTGACGATGCGCGGCGTGCCGGCGCTCACCTACGGCGTCGAGGAGGGGCTGACGGGCGCGAAGGAGCCGGACAATCGCGGGGACATGCGCTTCACGCCGGACCACCCGCTGCGCGCGTGGATTGGTCAGTGGCTGGCGATGCGGCGGGGCAGCGAGGCCCTCGTGCGTGGCGAGACGCTGGTGCTCGCCGCCCACGAGGACTTCTTCGCCTACGCCCGCGTGACGCCGGACGAGGCCATCGTCGTGGGCATCAACGCCAGCCAGCGGCCCTGGCGCCTGATGCTGCCCATGGAGCTTGCGCAGACGGGGCTGGGCATCGACCCGTTCACGGGAACCGAAGCCATGCTGGGGCGGCTGGCCGAATCACCCCTCTTCCACGCGATGGTGGACCCGGGGAAGGTGCGCGCGCTGCGGCTGCGCCCCGCGACGCCGGGGGGCTTCGCGCCGCTCGTGGCGCGGGCGCGCGCGGGGCGCGAGGCCACGGGGCCCCGACGGCGGGTGGTGCTCGCCACGGACGACGCGTCCGTGAGGCTGGTGGGCAGCGGACCGGAGCTGGGCGGGTGGAAGCCCGAGCGCTCGCTGCGCCCTCAGGGCGGGGCCTTCACGCTGTCGCTGCCGGTGGGCGGGGTCTTCGAGTACAAGCTCGTGCGCGACGGCGGCCCGGGGAAGTTCACCTGGGAGGACGGCGCCAACCGCCTGCTGTACATCTCGGAGGGCGACGAGCCCCTGCGCCAGCAGCTGGCGTGGGGCCAGCCGCCGCCGAAAGAACCCATGCCGCCCCCGCTCCCCTCGCTGGGGACGGGGCCTACCTCGAGAGCCACGCAGTGA
- a CDS encoding mannosyltransferase family protein: MSRSASRAIVLVSLVAVVVCSAAAGAGAWRYFHKDPNNPVVRLDEYVTMGWVAWDSSWYMRIAQEGYQFTPGQQSSVAFFPLYPLLIRAVQTLGPNVYQAGVLITFLCGPLALLLFTRWARLLADEPTALQGGLSMALYPFTFYFYGAMYSDALFVLLVIAAFLLLEKGHLGPAVLVAAVATAARPVAPAVVLGLLVRRLEWKHARGQKWGVVDFLPVLSGLGFGCYMLYLWHQFGDPFAFVKVQGAAGWDQQPGWHTWLKVSWFERVILSPGDKREAFRLAAHAFFTFLALALVWPTRKLLGWGYAVYVLAIVGLPAWSTKDFMGMGRYLLSAFPVFLTGAMLLRERPVLRRSAMAVGAVSVVVLSWAFGADYYIS; the protein is encoded by the coding sequence ATGAGCCGCTCCGCGTCCCGCGCCATCGTCCTGGTCAGCCTCGTCGCCGTCGTCGTCTGCAGCGCCGCCGCGGGGGCGGGGGCGTGGCGCTACTTCCACAAGGACCCGAACAACCCCGTCGTGAGGCTGGACGAGTACGTCACCATGGGCTGGGTGGCGTGGGACTCGAGCTGGTACATGCGCATCGCGCAGGAGGGCTACCAGTTCACGCCGGGGCAGCAGAGCTCGGTGGCCTTCTTCCCGCTCTACCCGCTGCTCATCCGCGCGGTGCAGACGCTGGGGCCCAACGTCTACCAGGCCGGCGTGCTCATCACCTTCCTGTGCGGGCCGCTGGCGTTGCTGCTCTTCACGCGCTGGGCGCGGCTGCTGGCGGACGAGCCCACCGCGCTCCAGGGCGGGCTGTCGATGGCCCTGTATCCGTTCACCTTCTACTTCTACGGCGCCATGTACTCCGACGCGCTGTTCGTCCTGCTGGTCATCGCCGCGTTCCTGCTCCTGGAGAAGGGGCACCTGGGGCCGGCGGTGCTGGTGGCGGCGGTGGCCACGGCGGCGCGGCCGGTGGCGCCCGCGGTGGTGCTGGGGCTGCTGGTGCGCCGGCTGGAGTGGAAGCACGCGCGGGGGCAGAAGTGGGGCGTGGTGGACTTCCTGCCCGTGCTGTCCGGCCTGGGCTTCGGCTGCTACATGCTCTACCTGTGGCACCAGTTCGGAGACCCGTTCGCCTTCGTGAAGGTGCAGGGCGCCGCGGGGTGGGACCAGCAGCCGGGGTGGCACACCTGGCTCAAGGTGAGCTGGTTCGAGCGCGTCATCCTGTCCCCCGGCGACAAGCGCGAGGCCTTCCGCCTGGCCGCGCACGCCTTCTTCACCTTCCTGGCGCTGGCGCTGGTGTGGCCCACGCGCAAGCTGCTGGGGTGGGGCTACGCCGTCTACGTGCTGGCCATCGTCGGCCTGCCCGCGTGGTCCACGAAGGACTTCATGGGCATGGGGCGCTACCTGCTGTCGGCCTTCCCCGTCTTCCTCACCGGCGCCATGCTGCTGCGTGAGCGGCCGGTGCTCCGGCGGAGCGCGATGGCGGTGGGCGCGGTGTCGGTGGTCGTCCTGTCGTGGGCCTTCGGCGCGGACTACTACATCTCATGA
- the fadJ gene encoding fatty acid oxidation complex subunit alpha FadJ, which translates to MAIKLEELEAKQGFSFEVEDGVAVITFDLPDSPVNTLSPEVGAAFTRLMERAEQEPEVKAVVFISGKKDGFVAGAKIDYLQTLRSAEEAAAMSRDGQAAFDRLEAFSKPVVAAIHGACLGGGLEWALACRYRVATDSPKTSLGLPEVQLGLIPGAGGTQRLPALIGAQAALDLILTGKSVKPSKARKLGIVDEVVPVPILRAVASRRARELAEGTLVPERPHQGLRAAAGGARGKGLAGFFQGLARKEVWAELALEDNPLGRKLLFDQARKQLLKKTRGKYPAPEKALQVVRVGLESGRKAGLEAEAKAFGELVVSDVSRRLVEVFFATTALKKENGTSNASVKPREVKKVAVLGGGLMGGGIAYVAGVLQGAQVRVKDKDDAGVARALKQVQGVLDERVKRRSLTWREAAAKQARISAGTDYSGFKAADLVIEAVFEDLKLKHRVIAEVEAVTGDQAIFASNTSSIPITELAKGSKRPAQVIGMHYFSPVHKMPLLEVITHAGTADWVTATCVEVGRRQGKTVIVVNDGPGFYTSRILAPYMNEAAHLLGEGADIAALDKALVEFGFPVGPLTLLDEVGIDVAHKVGPIMEAAFGKRMAAPRSLDAVVADGRLGRKNQKGFYLYEHGKKKAVDPSIYALLPHGKERQHFDATEMADRLVLQMVNEAIRCLGDGILRSARDGDVGAIFGLGFPPFLGGPFHYADGLGLSELLRKLEHFQDKLGERFTPAPLLVELVKAGKTFYPR; encoded by the coding sequence ATGGCCATCAAACTCGAGGAACTCGAGGCGAAGCAGGGCTTCTCCTTCGAGGTGGAGGACGGCGTCGCCGTCATCACCTTCGACCTGCCGGACTCCCCCGTCAACACGCTGTCGCCCGAGGTGGGCGCGGCCTTCACGCGGCTGATGGAGCGCGCGGAGCAGGAGCCCGAGGTGAAGGCCGTGGTCTTCATCTCCGGCAAGAAGGACGGCTTCGTGGCCGGGGCGAAGATCGACTACCTCCAGACGCTGCGCAGCGCGGAGGAGGCGGCCGCGATGAGCCGCGACGGCCAGGCGGCCTTCGACCGGCTGGAGGCCTTCTCCAAGCCCGTGGTCGCGGCCATCCACGGCGCGTGCCTGGGCGGCGGCCTGGAGTGGGCGCTGGCGTGCCGCTACCGCGTCGCCACCGACAGCCCGAAGACGTCGCTGGGGCTGCCGGAGGTGCAGCTGGGCCTGATTCCGGGGGCGGGCGGCACGCAGCGGCTGCCGGCGCTCATCGGCGCGCAGGCGGCGCTGGACCTCATCCTGACGGGCAAGAGCGTCAAGCCGTCCAAGGCGCGCAAGCTGGGCATCGTCGACGAGGTGGTGCCGGTGCCCATCCTGCGCGCCGTGGCGTCACGGCGCGCGCGGGAGCTGGCCGAGGGCACGCTCGTGCCGGAGCGCCCGCACCAGGGCCTGAGGGCGGCCGCCGGTGGCGCGCGGGGCAAGGGGCTGGCGGGCTTCTTCCAGGGACTGGCGAGGAAGGAGGTGTGGGCGGAGCTGGCGCTGGAGGACAACCCGCTGGGCCGCAAGCTGCTCTTCGACCAGGCGCGCAAGCAGCTCCTGAAGAAGACGCGCGGCAAGTACCCGGCGCCGGAGAAGGCGCTCCAGGTGGTGCGCGTGGGGCTGGAGTCCGGCCGCAAGGCGGGCCTGGAGGCGGAGGCGAAGGCGTTCGGTGAGCTGGTGGTGTCGGACGTGTCGCGGCGGCTGGTGGAGGTGTTCTTCGCGACCACGGCGCTGAAGAAGGAGAACGGCACGTCCAACGCCAGCGTGAAGCCGCGCGAGGTGAAGAAGGTGGCCGTGCTCGGCGGCGGGCTGATGGGCGGCGGCATCGCCTACGTGGCCGGCGTGCTCCAGGGCGCGCAGGTGCGCGTGAAGGACAAGGACGACGCGGGCGTGGCGCGCGCGCTGAAGCAGGTGCAGGGCGTCCTGGACGAGCGCGTGAAGCGCCGCTCGCTGACGTGGCGCGAGGCCGCGGCGAAGCAGGCGCGCATCAGCGCGGGCACGGACTACAGCGGCTTCAAGGCGGCGGACCTGGTCATCGAGGCGGTGTTCGAGGACCTGAAGCTCAAGCACCGCGTCATCGCGGAGGTGGAGGCCGTCACCGGCGACCAGGCCATCTTCGCGTCCAACACGTCCAGCATCCCCATCACGGAGCTGGCCAAGGGCAGCAAGCGGCCGGCGCAGGTCATCGGCATGCATTACTTCAGCCCGGTCCACAAGATGCCGCTGCTGGAGGTCATCACCCACGCGGGCACCGCGGACTGGGTGACGGCCACCTGCGTGGAGGTGGGGCGCAGGCAGGGCAAGACGGTCATCGTCGTCAACGACGGGCCGGGCTTCTACACGTCGCGCATCCTCGCGCCGTACATGAACGAGGCGGCGCACCTGCTGGGCGAGGGCGCGGACATCGCCGCGCTGGACAAGGCGCTGGTGGAGTTCGGCTTCCCGGTGGGGCCGCTCACGCTGCTGGACGAGGTGGGCATCGACGTGGCCCACAAGGTCGGGCCCATCATGGAGGCGGCGTTCGGCAAGCGCATGGCGGCGCCCAGGTCGCTGGACGCGGTGGTGGCGGACGGCCGGCTGGGCCGCAAGAACCAGAAGGGCTTCTACCTCTACGAGCACGGCAAGAAGAAGGCGGTGGACCCGTCCATCTACGCGCTGCTGCCGCACGGCAAGGAGCGCCAGCACTTCGACGCGACGGAGATGGCGGACCGGCTGGTGTTGCAGATGGTGAACGAGGCCATCCGCTGCCTGGGCGACGGCATCCTGCGCAGCGCGCGCGACGGCGACGTGGGCGCCATCTTCGGCCTGGGCTTCCCGCCGTTCCTCGGCGGTCCGTTCCACTACGCGGACGGCCTGGGGCTGTCGGAGCTGTTGCGCAAGCTGGAGCACTTCCAGGACAAGCTGGGTGAGCGCTTCACGCCCGCGCCGCTCCTGGTGGAGCTGGTGAAGGCGGGCAAGACGTTCTACCCGCGCTGA
- a CDS encoding glycogen debranching protein: MSTARLSLPRGAILVAFLFAVGCSESDYVRLYHSEARAPSYSVEDVEGMRYMGPTFADQGVNFALYSENATRLELLLFDDPEVTRPSRTYEMTRYGDVWNVYVEGVGLGQHYGFRAWGPNWEYDPRWFPGSIHGFKADADVYGNRFNPNKLLTDPYSKALHRDHDWSKGSTASGPARTEVTYAASAKSVIVQSGYVWGEAERQWRDNRQDEHWRGHGWNDLIVYEVHAKGFTADGASGVRFPGTYRGMGEKADYFADLGITAVELLPIHEKPLDGGYWGYQTINFFAPELSYAAMKQPHQVIDEFKWMVEELHKRGIEVIVDVVYNHTGEGGLWREKLETDDVMPGDPLESLDPAEVAGLYSFRGIDNQAYYGLNADRRTYWNNTGVGNQTRPNHRPMRKLIIDSLRFYAEELHVDGFRFDLAPILGERDQDYNRWDDPRNTVLQEIIDDPVLQRYNTRIIAEPWSAGGWYCMPMGEFPNSLTQPGNGWYEWNGRFRDWWRAFINRDDWKLNSNEGSLCGRPGSADGAFLMYGSKEWYVRNGRRPYHSMNFITVHDGFTMYDLFAYDTKQNKCGPLNPVCCDTPNSPFCDKVSGEDHNRSRNWGPVGDARGEALRRQMMRNAFMSMMISHGTPMILGGDEWMRTQLGNNNAYSTRADNPFNWYQWGAYLARDERHRMYEFVKAAIRLRKEHAYAFAPPDYEKGSPLVWKSAQGTEEVAWDSKQLMMHYPDTSFGPELVVLINMEPRAVEFTLPAGRTWKRLIDTQSYFDSPEYLSATGLDARQTGNAWLDAPVTVPGTTYGVPERTIVVLRAE; this comes from the coding sequence ATGAGCACTGCCCGCCTGTCCCTCCCGAGGGGCGCGATCCTGGTCGCCTTCCTGTTCGCCGTCGGTTGCAGCGAGAGCGACTACGTCCGGCTCTACCACAGCGAGGCCCGCGCCCCGAGCTACTCGGTCGAGGACGTCGAGGGCATGCGCTACATGGGGCCGACCTTCGCGGATCAAGGGGTCAACTTCGCCCTCTATTCGGAGAACGCCACCCGGCTGGAGCTGTTGCTGTTCGACGACCCGGAGGTGACCCGGCCGTCCCGGACGTACGAGATGACCCGCTACGGGGACGTGTGGAACGTCTACGTGGAGGGCGTGGGGCTGGGGCAGCACTATGGCTTCCGCGCCTGGGGGCCCAACTGGGAATACGACCCCCGGTGGTTCCCCGGCTCCATCCACGGCTTCAAGGCGGACGCGGACGTCTACGGCAACCGCTTCAACCCGAACAAGCTCCTGACGGACCCGTATTCGAAGGCCCTGCACCGGGACCACGACTGGTCCAAGGGCAGCACCGCCAGCGGCCCGGCGCGCACGGAGGTGACGTACGCGGCGTCGGCCAAGAGCGTCATCGTCCAGAGCGGCTACGTCTGGGGCGAGGCGGAGCGCCAGTGGCGCGACAACCGCCAGGACGAGCACTGGCGGGGGCACGGCTGGAACGACCTCATCGTCTACGAGGTGCACGCCAAGGGCTTCACCGCGGACGGCGCCAGCGGCGTGCGCTTCCCGGGCACCTACCGGGGCATGGGCGAGAAGGCGGACTACTTCGCGGACCTGGGCATCACCGCGGTGGAGCTGCTCCCCATCCACGAGAAGCCGCTGGACGGCGGCTACTGGGGCTACCAGACCATCAACTTCTTCGCGCCGGAGCTGTCGTACGCGGCGATGAAGCAGCCGCACCAGGTCATCGACGAGTTCAAGTGGATGGTGGAGGAGCTGCACAAGCGCGGCATCGAGGTCATCGTCGACGTCGTCTACAACCACACGGGCGAGGGTGGCCTGTGGCGCGAGAAGCTGGAGACGGACGACGTGATGCCGGGAGACCCGCTGGAGTCCCTGGACCCGGCGGAGGTCGCGGGCCTGTACTCGTTCCGAGGCATCGACAACCAGGCGTACTACGGGCTCAACGCGGACCGGCGCACGTACTGGAACAACACCGGCGTGGGCAACCAGACGCGGCCCAACCACCGGCCCATGCGCAAGCTCATCATCGACAGCCTGCGCTTCTACGCGGAGGAGCTGCACGTCGACGGCTTCCGCTTCGACCTGGCGCCCATCCTCGGGGAGAGGGATCAGGACTACAACCGCTGGGACGACCCTCGGAACACCGTGCTGCAGGAGATCATCGATGACCCGGTGCTCCAGCGCTACAACACGCGCATCATCGCGGAGCCCTGGAGCGCGGGTGGCTGGTACTGCATGCCCATGGGCGAGTTCCCCAACTCGCTCACCCAGCCGGGCAACGGCTGGTACGAGTGGAACGGCCGCTTCCGCGACTGGTGGCGCGCGTTCATCAACCGGGACGACTGGAAGCTCAACTCCAACGAGGGCTCGCTGTGCGGCCGCCCCGGCTCCGCCGACGGCGCCTTCCTGATGTACGGCAGCAAGGAGTGGTACGTGCGCAACGGCCGCCGGCCTTACCACTCGATGAACTTCATCACCGTGCACGACGGCTTCACGATGTACGACCTGTTCGCGTACGACACGAAGCAGAACAAGTGCGGGCCCCTCAACCCGGTGTGCTGCGACACGCCGAACAGCCCGTTCTGCGACAAGGTCAGCGGCGAGGACCACAACCGTTCACGCAACTGGGGCCCGGTGGGCGACGCGAGAGGCGAGGCCCTGCGCCGGCAGATGATGCGCAACGCCTTCATGTCGATGATGATCAGCCACGGCACGCCGATGATCCTGGGCGGCGACGAGTGGATGCGCACGCAGCTGGGCAACAACAACGCCTACTCCACGCGCGCGGACAACCCCTTCAACTGGTACCAGTGGGGGGCCTACCTGGCGCGCGACGAGCGCCACCGGATGTACGAGTTCGTCAAGGCCGCCATCCGCCTGCGCAAGGAGCACGCGTACGCGTTCGCGCCGCCGGACTACGAGAAGGGCTCGCCGCTGGTGTGGAAGAGCGCCCAGGGGACGGAGGAGGTGGCCTGGGACAGCAAGCAGCTGATGATGCACTACCCGGACACGTCCTTCGGGCCGGAGCTGGTGGTGCTCATCAACATGGAGCCTCGCGCGGTGGAGTTCACGCTGCCAGCGGGCCGCACGTGGAAGCGCCTCATCGACACGCAGTCGTACTTCGACAGCCCGGAGTACCTGTCGGCGACGGGGCTGGACGCGCGCCAGACGGGCAACGCGTGGCTGGACGCGCCGGTGACGGTGCCGGGGACGACCTACGGGGTGCCGGAGCGGACCATCGTCGTCCTTCGCGCGGAGTAG
- the fadI gene encoding acetyl-CoA C-acyltransferase FadI, with translation MASEKRNGHKRVAIVRGLRTPFVKAGTAFSGLTALDLGRMVVQELVQRADIDPNLIDQVVFGQVIPTLTGPSIAREVVIAAGLPMKVEALTVARACATSIQAMTTAANAIAVGEVDVAIAGGTEAMSDPPVFTSRPLAHALAAASKGRSLPEKLKPFQKLKAQDLVPVPPAIAEYSTGLSMGESAEKMAKENGITREEQDRIALASHRNAAAAWRDGRFDNEVMHVAVPPRYDQTTSRDNIVREDSSLEALGKLKPVFDRKYGTVTAGNASPLTDGAAALLMMSEERARALGYEPLGYLRSHAYAATDPGDQLLQGPVYAVPTALERAGMTLADIDLVEMHEAFAAQVASNLQALASPTFAKKAGWSAPVGEVDRERLNVTGGSIALGHPFGATGARIVTQALNELKRRNKNTVMCTVCAAGGLGAVVVLERA, from the coding sequence ATGGCAAGCGAGAAGCGCAACGGCCACAAGCGGGTGGCCATCGTCCGCGGCCTGCGGACCCCGTTCGTCAAGGCGGGCACCGCGTTCTCCGGGCTCACCGCGCTCGACCTGGGGCGCATGGTGGTGCAGGAGCTGGTGCAGCGCGCGGACATCGACCCGAACCTCATCGACCAGGTCGTCTTCGGCCAGGTGATTCCGACGCTGACGGGGCCGTCCATCGCGCGCGAGGTGGTCATCGCGGCGGGGCTGCCGATGAAGGTGGAGGCGCTGACGGTGGCGCGCGCGTGCGCCACGTCCATCCAGGCGATGACGACGGCGGCCAACGCGATTGCCGTGGGGGAGGTGGACGTCGCCATCGCGGGGGGGACGGAGGCCATGTCGGACCCGCCGGTGTTCACCAGCCGGCCGCTGGCGCACGCGCTGGCGGCGGCGTCCAAGGGGCGCTCGCTGCCGGAGAAGCTCAAGCCCTTCCAGAAGCTCAAGGCGCAGGACCTGGTGCCGGTGCCGCCGGCCATCGCGGAGTACTCCACCGGCCTGTCCATGGGGGAGAGCGCGGAGAAGATGGCCAAGGAGAACGGCATCACCCGCGAGGAGCAGGACCGCATCGCGCTGGCGTCGCACCGCAACGCGGCGGCGGCGTGGAGGGACGGCCGCTTCGACAACGAGGTGATGCACGTGGCGGTGCCGCCGCGCTACGACCAGACGACGTCGCGCGACAACATCGTCCGCGAGGACAGCAGCCTGGAGGCGCTGGGCAAGCTCAAGCCGGTGTTCGACCGCAAGTACGGCACCGTCACCGCGGGCAACGCGTCGCCGCTGACGGACGGGGCCGCGGCGCTGCTGATGATGAGCGAGGAGCGCGCCCGGGCGCTGGGCTACGAGCCGCTGGGCTACCTGCGCTCGCACGCCTACGCGGCCACGGACCCCGGGGACCAGCTGCTGCAGGGGCCCGTCTACGCGGTGCCCACGGCGCTCGAGCGCGCGGGCATGACGCTGGCGGACATCGACCTGGTGGAGATGCACGAGGCGTTCGCCGCGCAGGTGGCGAGCAACCTCCAGGCGCTGGCGTCGCCCACGTTCGCGAAGAAGGCGGGCTGGAGCGCGCCGGTGGGCGAGGTGGACCGGGAGCGGTTGAACGTGACGGGCGGCTCCATCGCGCTGGGCCATCCCTTCGGAGCCACGGGGGCGCGCATCGTCACCCAGGCCCTCAACGAGCTGAAGCGTCGGAACAAGAACACGGTGATGTGCACCGTCTGCGCCGCCGGCGGCCTGGGCGCCGTGGTGGTCCTGGAGCGTGCGTGA